The following proteins are co-located in the Acidimicrobiales bacterium genome:
- the glpX gene encoding class II fructose-bisphosphatase: MELVRVTEAAALAASRWMGRGDKEGADGAAVDAMRIVLGTVPMDGIVVIGEGEKDEAPMLFNGEAIGDGTPPATDIAVDPIDGTTLTALGRGNAVAVIAVSERGSMFDPGPCVYMEKMAVGPEAKGKVDIRASITDNLKAVAEAKGESVRDVTAVVLHRDRHQGIIDEIREAGARIRLIQDGDVVGAISTCWPDSGADILFGIGGTPEGVITAAALKAMDGELQGILYPRNDEEREAALAAGYDLDRVLTQDDLVDSENCFFAATGITDGELLKGVHYDSRGATTQSLVMRSKSGTVRVVNARHRLDKLRDYTSISFD, translated from the coding sequence ATGGAGCTGGTGCGGGTCACCGAGGCGGCGGCACTGGCTGCGTCGCGGTGGATGGGGCGGGGCGACAAGGAGGGTGCCGACGGTGCCGCGGTGGACGCCATGCGCATCGTGCTGGGCACCGTGCCCATGGACGGCATCGTCGTGATCGGCGAGGGCGAGAAGGACGAGGCGCCGATGCTCTTCAACGGCGAGGCCATCGGCGACGGCACGCCCCCGGCCACCGACATCGCCGTGGACCCGATCGACGGCACCACCCTGACCGCCCTGGGTCGCGGCAACGCCGTGGCGGTCATCGCGGTCAGCGAGCGGGGCTCCATGTTCGACCCGGGCCCGTGCGTCTACATGGAGAAGATGGCCGTCGGCCCGGAGGCCAAGGGCAAGGTCGACATCCGCGCCTCGATCACCGACAACCTGAAGGCGGTGGCCGAGGCCAAGGGCGAGTCCGTGCGCGACGTCACCGCCGTCGTGCTCCACCGTGACCGCCACCAGGGCATCATCGACGAGATCCGCGAGGCCGGCGCCCGCATCCGCCTCATCCAGGACGGCGACGTGGTCGGGGCCATCTCGACCTGCTGGCCGGACTCGGGCGCCGACATCCTGTTCGGCATCGGCGGTACGCCCGAGGGCGTCATCACCGCGGCGGCGCTCAAGGCCATGGACGGCGAGCTCCAGGGCATCCTGTACCCCCGCAACGACGAGGAGCGGGAGGCGGCCCTCGCCGCCGGCTACGACCTCGACCGGGTGCTCACCCAGGACGACCTGGTGGACAGCGAGAACTGCTTCTTCGCCGCCACCGGCATCACCGACGGCGAGTTGCTCAAGGGCGTGCACTACGACAGCCGAGGCGCCACCACCCAGTCGCTCGTCATGCGCTCGAAGTCGGGGACGGTCCGGGTGGTCAACGCCCGCCACCGGCTCGACAAGCTCCGCGACTACACGTCCATCTCGTTCGACTAG
- a CDS encoding methylmalonyl-CoA mutase yields MSGEAAERSGAAAQERPDPEGAPTESARSRWQEALEAAPQRDATFESLSGVPFEAVYGPDEGPFPGQYPYTRGPHASMYRTKLWTMRMFAGFGTAEDTNQRFREILAAGGDGLSTAFDLPTLMGRDSDDPHAEGEVGKCGVAVDTLADMEDLFAGIDLGKVSTSMTINSPAAVLLAMYVATAEKSGVERARLSGTLQNDILKEYQAQKEFVFPPRPAMRLVENTVRFCTAEMPRWHPISISGYHIREAGSTAAQELAFTLANGFAYVELAQAAGLDVDEFAPRLSFFFNAHVDFFEEIAKYRAARRIWARWLHDRYGARDERSLRLRFHTQTAGVSLTAQQPEVNIARTAIEALAGVLGGTQSLHTNSMDEALALPTEKTARIALRTQQVIAHETGVAHVADPLGGSWFVEQLTDEIDAAAEALFAEIEAKGDGSMLEGVYAGIDEGWFQGLIADAAFDFEKRVADGRRVVVGVNRFTEGNDEAQPDLLAITAEDEKRQVDRLAEVRAGRNRDAVDAALDRLAADAHAPDANLMPALLEAVHAYATVGEIMGTLADVFGRYVERPVF; encoded by the coding sequence ATGAGTGGCGAGGCTGCGGAGCGGAGCGGAGCGGCGGCGCAGGAGCGACCGGATCCCGAAGGGGCGCCGACGGAGTCGGCGCGAAGCAGATGGCAGGAGGCGCTCGAGGCAGCGCCGCAGCGGGATGCGACCTTCGAGAGCCTGTCGGGCGTGCCGTTCGAGGCCGTCTACGGCCCCGACGAGGGCCCGTTCCCCGGCCAGTACCCCTACACCCGGGGCCCCCACGCCTCGATGTACCGCACGAAGCTCTGGACGATGCGCATGTTCGCGGGCTTCGGCACCGCGGAGGACACCAACCAGCGCTTCCGCGAGATCCTCGCCGCCGGCGGGGACGGCCTCTCCACCGCGTTCGACCTGCCCACCCTGATGGGCCGGGACTCCGACGACCCGCACGCCGAGGGCGAGGTCGGCAAGTGCGGCGTCGCCGTCGACACCTTGGCCGACATGGAGGATCTCTTCGCCGGCATCGATCTCGGCAAGGTCTCCACGTCGATGACCATCAACTCGCCGGCGGCGGTGTTGTTGGCCATGTACGTCGCCACAGCCGAGAAGTCCGGGGTCGAGCGGGCCCGCCTCAGCGGCACGCTCCAGAACGACATCTTGAAGGAGTACCAGGCCCAGAAGGAGTTCGTCTTCCCTCCGCGGCCGGCCATGCGCCTGGTCGAGAACACCGTGCGCTTCTGCACCGCCGAGATGCCGCGGTGGCACCCCATCTCGATCTCCGGGTACCACATCCGCGAGGCGGGCTCGACGGCGGCGCAGGAGCTGGCTTTCACCCTCGCCAACGGGTTCGCCTACGTCGAGCTGGCCCAGGCCGCCGGCCTCGACGTCGACGAGTTCGCCCCCCGCCTCAGCTTCTTCTTCAACGCCCACGTCGACTTCTTCGAGGAGATCGCCAAGTACCGGGCCGCCCGGCGCATCTGGGCCCGCTGGCTGCACGACCGCTACGGCGCCCGTGATGAGCGCTCGCTGCGCCTGCGGTTCCACACCCAGACCGCGGGCGTGTCGCTCACCGCCCAGCAGCCCGAGGTCAACATCGCCCGCACGGCCATCGAGGCCCTCGCCGGCGTCCTGGGCGGCACCCAGAGCCTGCACACGAACTCGATGGACGAGGCCCTGGCCCTCCCCACCGAGAAGACCGCCCGCATCGCGCTGCGCACCCAGCAGGTGATCGCCCACGAGACCGGGGTGGCACACGTGGCCGACCCGCTCGGCGGCTCTTGGTTCGTCGAGCAACTCACCGACGAGATCGACGCCGCCGCCGAGGCGCTGTTCGCCGAGATCGAGGCGAAGGGCGACGGGTCGATGCTCGAAGGTGTCTACGCCGGCATCGACGAGGGCTGGTTCCAGGGGCTCATCGCCGACGCCGCCTTCGACTTCGAGAAGCGCGTGGCGGACGGCCGGCGCGTCGTGGTCGGCGTCAACCGCTTCACGGAGGGCAACGACGAGGCCCAGCCCGACCTGCTGGCCATCACCGCCGAGGACGAGAAGCGCCAGGTCGACCGCCTCGCCGAGGTGAGAGCCGGCCGCAACCGCGACGCCGTCGACGCTGCCCTCGACCGTCTGGCCGCCGACGCCCACGCACCTGACGCGAACCTCATGCCGGCGCTGTTGGAGGCGGTCCACGCCTACGCCACGGTCGGGGAGATCATGGGCACCCTCGCCGACGTCTTCGGGCGCTACGTGGAGCGCCCCGTCTTCTGA
- a CDS encoding J domain-containing protein → MILAELEVFHSRPIAPTRRVALGNRSLPVHPAPGFGGVLLGGVAARAAIDLDPDLLPDLHRLIVQLEEGRRIPQPRLRYRYQTDKVGLTRSRHRLLGQGEAMEFDFDDKGAPAQYVLGAVYAAGQLDPVERRSVMGAIRKGLRWYGDIGPALIAHLSGTEGARSWSPAAFEDPVRWALDLLGFTAGADPDPFRPERADVQRRFRVLLRQAHPDHGADADGAAQRIADLTEARRILLAS, encoded by the coding sequence GTGATCCTGGCCGAGCTCGAGGTGTTCCACTCGCGGCCCATCGCCCCCACGCGACGGGTCGCCCTCGGGAACCGCTCGCTGCCCGTCCACCCCGCCCCGGGCTTCGGCGGGGTCCTCCTCGGCGGGGTGGCCGCGCGCGCTGCCATCGACCTCGACCCCGACCTGTTGCCCGACCTGCACCGGCTCATCGTCCAGCTCGAGGAGGGCCGGCGCATCCCCCAGCCCCGTCTGCGCTACCGGTACCAGACCGACAAGGTGGGCCTCACCCGCAGCCGCCACCGCCTCCTGGGCCAGGGCGAGGCCATGGAGTTCGACTTCGACGACAAGGGGGCGCCGGCGCAGTACGTCCTCGGCGCGGTCTACGCCGCCGGCCAGCTCGATCCGGTCGAGCGCCGTTCGGTGATGGGGGCCATCCGCAAGGGCCTGCGCTGGTACGGGGACATCGGCCCCGCCCTCATCGCCCACCTGTCGGGCACCGAGGGGGCCCGCTCGTGGTCACCGGCCGCCTTCGAGGACCCGGTGCGTTGGGCGCTCGACCTCCTCGGGTTCACCGCCGGCGCCGACCCCGACCCCTTCCGGCCCGAGCGCGCCGACGTGCAGCGGCGCTTCCGGGTGCTGCTGCGCCAGGCCCACCCCGACCACGGCGCCGACGCCGACGGCGCCGCCCAGCGCATCGCCGACCTCACCGAGGCCCGCCGCATCCTCCTAGCATCCTGA
- a CDS encoding dienelactone hydrolase, producing MFLTPGAGSGRDHPTLVALEEALAPLPVARVDFPYRREGRKAPDRAPKLVAFVQEEAGVVASDLGVDAAGLVFGGRSMGGRICSMAVAEGMPAAGLVLISYPLHPPGKPDKLRTEHLPALDLPCLFISGTRDPFGTPDEFAEALALVPGPVTTVWLEGGRHDLKGKDDAIVAAVQEWLPTL from the coding sequence ATGTTCCTCACGCCGGGGGCGGGGAGCGGGCGGGACCATCCCACCCTCGTGGCCCTCGAGGAGGCACTGGCGCCGCTGCCCGTGGCGCGGGTCGACTTCCCCTACCGCCGTGAGGGGCGCAAGGCGCCCGATCGAGCCCCGAAGCTGGTGGCCTTCGTGCAGGAGGAGGCCGGCGTGGTGGCGAGCGATCTCGGGGTCGACGCCGCCGGCCTGGTGTTCGGTGGGCGCTCGATGGGCGGGCGCATCTGCTCGATGGCGGTCGCCGAGGGGATGCCCGCCGCGGGCCTCGTCCTGATCTCGTACCCGCTGCACCCGCCGGGCAAGCCCGACAAGCTGCGGACCGAGCACCTGCCGGCGTTGGACCTGCCGTGCCTGTTCATCTCGGGCACCAGGGACCCGTTCGGCACGCCGGACGAGTTCGCCGAGGCCCTGGCGCTCGTCCCCGGGCCGGTGACCACGGTGTGGCTCGAGGGCGGCCGTCACGACCTCAAGGGCAAGGACGACGCCATCGTCGCCGCCGTGCAGGAGTGGCTTCCGACGCTCTGA